Proteins encoded in a region of the Methylosinus trichosporium OB3b genome:
- a CDS encoding cation:proton antiporter — MDGLFFQSFVYLCAGVTAVPLAKRFGLGSVLGYLVAGVVIGPLIGIVGAETQKLQEFAEFGVVMMLFLVGLELEPRQLWAMRDRLLGLGGLQFVATALAVCGLAFAAGTGAPAALAIGLMAAGSCTAIVLQTLSEKGLLESDGGKASFAVLLLQDIAVIPTLALLPLLAGPGAHAASGETAEHVTSLVHGLPGWAAGAVTLAAIALVVIGGHFLTRPLFRFIASAQLREMFTATALLLVIGIALLMTLVGLSPALGAFLAGVVLADSEYRHELESDIEPFKSLLLGLFFITVGAGIDFSLLIEHAPLVLGLTAALIFVKAAVLYSIGGAFRLRGADRWLFTLGLAQASEFAFVLLAFAAQNAILPDAVAKLLLLVAALSMLATPLLFILFDRVILPRTTKEQARAADAIDARGVAIIAGIGRFGQIVNRMLRSNGYETVALDLGAATVDAAARFGVKAFFGDAARPDLLEAAGLMEARLLVVAIDDRERALTIVRYAKRVRPDIHIVARAYDRLHVYDLYSAGCDDIIRETFDGAVRAGRSALEALGVHPYEAEKIVKTFVKGDRRSLRKLAEAHDPNLAPQENAAYIALAKQAREEEEEMMSVSRQPGKGATDRAWRPYARGNAESAP; from the coding sequence ATGGACGGCTTGTTCTTCCAGTCCTTCGTCTATCTCTGCGCCGGGGTGACGGCCGTCCCTCTGGCCAAGCGCTTCGGTCTCGGATCGGTGCTCGGCTATCTGGTCGCCGGCGTCGTCATCGGCCCGCTGATCGGCATCGTCGGCGCGGAGACGCAGAAGCTGCAGGAGTTCGCCGAGTTCGGCGTCGTGATGATGCTGTTCCTGGTCGGCCTCGAGCTCGAGCCGCGACAGCTCTGGGCGATGCGCGACCGCCTGCTCGGACTGGGCGGGCTGCAATTCGTCGCCACGGCGCTGGCGGTGTGCGGCCTCGCCTTCGCGGCCGGGACGGGCGCGCCCGCCGCGCTGGCGATCGGGCTGATGGCGGCCGGCTCCTGCACCGCGATCGTTCTCCAGACGCTCTCGGAGAAAGGACTGCTCGAGAGCGACGGCGGCAAGGCCAGCTTCGCCGTGCTGCTGCTGCAGGACATTGCGGTCATTCCGACGCTGGCTCTGCTGCCTCTGCTGGCCGGACCCGGCGCACATGCGGCGAGCGGCGAGACGGCGGAGCATGTGACGTCTCTCGTTCACGGCCTGCCGGGCTGGGCCGCCGGCGCCGTCACGCTGGCGGCGATCGCCCTCGTGGTGATTGGCGGGCATTTTCTCACGCGGCCGCTCTTTCGTTTCATCGCCTCGGCGCAGCTGCGCGAAATGTTCACCGCCACCGCGCTGCTGCTGGTGATCGGCATCGCGCTATTGATGACGCTGGTCGGCCTGTCGCCGGCGCTCGGCGCGTTCCTCGCCGGCGTCGTGCTCGCCGACAGCGAATATCGCCATGAGCTCGAGAGCGACATCGAGCCGTTCAAGAGCCTGCTGCTCGGCCTGTTCTTCATCACCGTCGGCGCGGGGATCGATTTTTCGCTTCTGATCGAGCATGCGCCGCTCGTGCTCGGACTGACCGCGGCGCTCATTTTCGTCAAGGCGGCCGTGTTGTATTCGATCGGCGGCGCGTTCCGGCTGCGCGGCGCCGATCGCTGGCTTTTCACGCTCGGTCTGGCGCAGGCGAGCGAGTTCGCCTTCGTCCTCCTCGCCTTCGCGGCGCAGAACGCCATTCTGCCCGATGCGGTCGCCAAGCTTCTTCTGCTCGTCGCCGCTCTGTCGATGCTGGCGACGCCGCTCCTCTTCATCCTGTTCGATCGCGTGATCCTGCCGCGCACGACGAAGGAGCAGGCGCGCGCGGCCGATGCGATCGACGCGAGAGGCGTCGCCATCATCGCCGGCATCGGCCGCTTCGGGCAGATCGTCAATCGCATGTTGCGCTCCAACGGCTATGAGACCGTGGCGCTCGATCTCGGCGCCGCGACCGTCGACGCCGCCGCCCGGTTCGGCGTCAAGGCGTTCTTCGGCGACGCGGCGCGACCAGACTTGCTCGAGGCCGCCGGACTGATGGAGGCGCGCCTCCTCGTCGTCGCCATCGACGACCGGGAGCGCGCCCTGACCATCGTCAGATACGCCAAGCGCGTGCGCCCCGACATTCACATCGTCGCCCGCGCCTATGACCGGCTGCATGTCTATGATCTCTACAGCGCCGGCTGTGACGACATCATCCGCGAGACCTTCGACGGCGCGGTGCGCGCCGGACGCTCGGCCCTGGAGGCGCTCGGCGTCCACCCTTATGAAGCCGAGAAGATCGTGAAGACCTTCGTCAAGGGCGATCGCAGGTCGCTGCGCAAGCTCGCCGAGGCCCATGATCCGAACCTCGCGCCGCAGGAGAACGCCGCCTACATCGCGCTGGCCAAGCAGGCGCGCGAGGAAGAAGAGGAAATGATGTCGGTGAGCCGCCAGCCGGGCAAGGGCGCGACCGACCGCGCCTGGCGCCCCTACGCGCGCGGAAACGCGGAGAGCGCGCCGTAG
- a CDS encoding NAD(P)H-dependent oxidoreductase, whose amino-acid sequence MKTLVLFAHPAHRHSRTNRAMLDAARRIGGVTIVDLYADYPRFEIDVEREQRRLQQHEAIVFQFPLYWYSTPSLLKEWQDLVLEHGFAYGEAGDALAGKPWLCAITTGAPEHAYGPDSRDYPPVRQLLLPLEATANLCRMSFLAPYILFGALEAEETRRREHVNGYIRLLEALRDDRLDLAASRASDYLAASRLDRMIG is encoded by the coding sequence ATGAAGACGCTGGTTCTGTTCGCGCATCCGGCGCATCGGCATTCTCGCACCAATCGCGCGATGCTGGACGCGGCGCGGCGGATCGGAGGCGTCACCATCGTCGATCTCTATGCGGACTATCCGAGATTCGAGATCGACGTCGAGCGCGAACAGCGACGGCTGCAGCAGCATGAGGCGATCGTCTTTCAATTTCCGCTCTACTGGTATTCGACGCCTTCCTTGCTCAAGGAATGGCAGGACCTCGTGCTCGAGCACGGCTTCGCCTATGGCGAAGCGGGCGACGCCCTCGCCGGCAAGCCCTGGCTCTGCGCCATCACCACCGGCGCGCCGGAGCACGCCTATGGGCCGGACAGCCGCGATTATCCGCCGGTTCGGCAATTGCTGCTGCCGCTCGAGGCGACGGCCAATCTCTGCCGCATGAGCTTTCTCGCTCCCTATATTCTGTTCGGCGCGCTCGAGGCCGAGGAGACGCGGCGGCGGGAGCATGTGAACGGCTATATCCGCCTGCTCGAGGCGCTGCGCGACGATCGGCTCGACCTCGCCGCTTCGCGCGCCAGCGACTATCTCGCCGCCTCGCGGCTCGACCGCATGATCGGGTGA
- a CDS encoding complex I NDUFA9 subunit family protein, whose product MSADVLESGRLVTVFGGSGFIGRHVVGALARDGWRIRVACRRPDLAFHLQPLGKVGQIFPIQANLRNKASIAAAVKGADAVVNLVGILAEGGKQSFSALHAEGAKAVAEAAEAAGAIHFVQISALGADAHSTSVYARTKAAGEAAVREAFPAAVIFRPSVVFGPEDDFFNRFATMARYFPVIPVVGEGTRFQPVYVGDVARAVALAVDGRAAAGATYELGGPEVKSFRELVQYVLEVTERDRRILPMSFLAGKKVALITKIAGALSFGLFPKLLSMTPDQVELLRHDNVVSAQAKSTGMTLEGLGLAPTAIEAIVPSYLYRYRKTGQYQAQRLA is encoded by the coding sequence ATGAGCGCAGATGTGTTGGAGTCGGGTCGGCTCGTGACGGTGTTCGGCGGGTCGGGCTTCATCGGCCGCCATGTCGTGGGCGCGCTCGCCCGCGACGGCTGGCGCATTCGTGTCGCCTGCCGCCGGCCTGATCTCGCCTTCCATTTGCAGCCGCTCGGCAAGGTCGGGCAGATTTTCCCCATCCAGGCCAATCTGCGCAACAAGGCCTCGATCGCCGCCGCGGTGAAGGGCGCCGACGCCGTCGTCAATCTGGTCGGCATTCTCGCCGAGGGCGGCAAGCAGAGCTTCTCGGCCCTGCACGCCGAAGGCGCCAAGGCGGTCGCCGAAGCCGCGGAGGCGGCGGGGGCCATCCATTTCGTGCAGATTTCGGCGCTCGGCGCCGACGCCCATTCGACCTCTGTCTACGCCCGCACCAAGGCGGCCGGCGAGGCGGCGGTGCGCGAGGCCTTCCCCGCCGCGGTGATCTTTCGGCCGTCGGTCGTGTTTGGCCCGGAGGATGATTTCTTCAACCGCTTCGCCACGATGGCCCGCTACTTCCCCGTCATTCCCGTGGTCGGCGAGGGAACGCGCTTCCAGCCGGTCTATGTCGGCGATGTGGCGCGCGCCGTGGCGCTGGCGGTCGACGGCCGCGCCGCCGCCGGGGCGACCTATGAGCTCGGCGGGCCGGAGGTGAAGAGCTTCCGCGAGCTCGTGCAATATGTGCTCGAGGTGACCGAGCGCGACCGCCGCATCCTGCCCATGTCCTTCCTCGCCGGCAAGAAGGTGGCGCTGATCACCAAGATCGCGGGCGCGCTGTCCTTCGGCCTGTTCCCGAAGCTGCTGTCGATGACCCCCGATCAGGTCGAGCTGCTGCGCCATGACAATGTCGTCTCGGCGCAGGCGAAATCGACTGGCATGACGCTGGAAGGGCTCGGCCTCGCGCCGACGGCGATCGAGGCGATCGTCCCGTCCTATCTCTACCGCTATCGCAAGACCGGCCAATATCAGGCGCAGCGGCTCGCGTAG
- a CDS encoding GSCFA domain-containing protein → MKRGASHPYLALPDTAFWSRSVARGYDAQALVGAEAPLLRADDRIMSAGSCFAANIIPFFESAGFPYVRTECVEEADRYGYHLYSAAYGNIYTARQLRQMLERVAGDFRPVEDRWAIDEAVIDPFRPGLPDPAGSDEEFDLILASHHERIREAIAQASLFVFTLGLTEAWVSRADGAVFPACPGTIAGAFDPDRHAFVNFRSGETRDDLIAAVRLLKRFNPAIRVMATVSPVPLVATASGAHVQRATAYSKAALRAACEETAMDCPDLVYFPAYEIVTGPHSAGFFEADLRSVSPAGVQAVMDVLFRHSDRPARPAGERAAAEAMRRARELSKALSERECEEMAADRAPPEAG, encoded by the coding sequence GTGAAGAGGGGCGCGAGCCATCCCTATCTCGCTCTGCCGGACACGGCCTTCTGGTCGCGCTCCGTCGCCCGCGGCTATGACGCACAGGCGCTCGTCGGAGCCGAGGCGCCGCTGCTGCGCGCGGACGACAGGATCATGTCGGCCGGAAGCTGCTTCGCCGCCAATATCATCCCCTTCTTCGAGAGCGCCGGCTTTCCCTATGTGCGCACCGAATGCGTCGAGGAGGCCGACCGCTATGGCTATCACCTCTATTCGGCCGCCTATGGCAACATCTATACGGCGCGGCAGCTGCGGCAGATGCTGGAGCGGGTCGCGGGCGACTTCCGCCCGGTCGAGGACCGCTGGGCCATAGACGAGGCGGTCATCGACCCGTTTCGCCCCGGACTGCCCGATCCGGCCGGATCGGACGAGGAATTCGATCTCATCCTCGCCTCGCATCACGAGCGTATTCGCGAGGCGATCGCGCAAGCGAGCCTCTTCGTCTTCACCCTAGGCCTCACCGAGGCCTGGGTCTCCAGAGCCGATGGCGCGGTGTTTCCCGCCTGTCCGGGGACCATCGCCGGCGCCTTCGATCCCGATCGCCACGCTTTCGTCAATTTCCGCAGCGGCGAGACCCGCGACGATCTCATCGCCGCCGTGCGGCTGCTGAAACGATTCAATCCCGCCATTCGCGTGATGGCGACCGTCTCGCCGGTGCCTCTCGTCGCCACCGCCTCCGGCGCCCATGTGCAGCGCGCGACCGCCTATAGCAAAGCGGCTTTGCGAGCGGCCTGCGAGGAGACGGCGATGGACTGCCCCGACCTCGTCTATTTCCCGGCCTATGAGATCGTCACCGGGCCGCATTCGGCCGGCTTCTTCGAGGCCGATCTGCGCTCCGTCAGCCCTGCCGGCGTGCAGGCGGTGATGGATGTGCTGTTCCGCCACAGCGATCGTCCCGCGCGCCCGGCCGGGGAGCGCGCCGCCGCCGAGGCGATGCGCCGCGCGCGCGAATTGTCGAAAGCGCTGTCGGAACGCGAATGCGAGGAAATGGCCGCCGACCGCGCCCCGCCCGAGGCGGGGTGA
- a CDS encoding sulfate transporter family protein — protein MLQDAIDAARQILSPPFRNVLLKSLGMTFALLALAWVGLDKLALSFVSVDNVLLHTAVTFVTGAGLVVGLAFLIAPISVLVAGLFLDDLAEIVEREIDPEGPPGRPLPAGQAMIMALRFALVSAGVNFIALLLLLVPGINAIVFILANAFLFGREYFAFAATRYRSLTEAREMTRRHATTLFVAGLFIAGFVAVPGLNLLTPLFGVAFMVRLHKRLAATPAPRPFVRAP, from the coding sequence ATGCTGCAAGACGCCATCGACGCCGCGCGCCAAATTCTCTCGCCGCCCTTCCGCAATGTGCTGCTCAAGAGCCTCGGCATGACCTTCGCGCTGCTTGCGCTCGCCTGGGTCGGGCTCGACAAGCTCGCCCTCTCCTTCGTCAGCGTCGATAATGTCCTGCTGCATACGGCGGTCACTTTCGTGACCGGCGCCGGGCTCGTCGTCGGCCTCGCCTTTCTGATCGCGCCGATCTCGGTGCTGGTGGCGGGCCTCTTCCTCGACGATCTCGCCGAGATCGTCGAGCGGGAGATCGATCCCGAAGGGCCGCCCGGACGCCCGCTGCCCGCCGGTCAGGCGATGATCATGGCGCTGCGCTTCGCGCTGGTCTCGGCCGGCGTCAATTTCATCGCGCTGCTGCTGCTGCTCGTGCCCGGCATTAATGCGATCGTCTTCATCCTGGCCAACGCTTTCCTGTTCGGCCGGGAATATTTCGCCTTCGCCGCGACGCGCTATCGCTCGCTGACGGAAGCGCGCGAGATGACGCGCCGCCATGCGACGACCCTGTTCGTCGCCGGCCTGTTCATCGCCGGCTTCGTCGCCGTGCCGGGGCTCAATCTGCTGACGCCGCTGTTCGGCGTCGCCTTCATGGTGCGACTGCACAAGCGGCTCGCGGCCACGCCGGCCCCGCGGCCTTTTGTGCGCGCGCCGTGA